Proteins encoded by one window of Lathyrus oleraceus cultivar Zhongwan6 chromosome 1, CAAS_Psat_ZW6_1.0, whole genome shotgun sequence:
- the LOC127094016 gene encoding putative protein FAR1-RELATED SEQUENCE 10 encodes MGYALNQPTFQHYQNEIDMANGDALRGSLFAERGSKWNAVLKFWQIFTDNCINVMKEETAKSNMHQEALTIESCFEPFIGQCFLSEKKAFGFYENYAKMSGFSIWKGFPEKKIYDPSKEHRNRQSSRCECKAGMTIKLKKSFDIFPKEWQVIELISNHNHDLLPLDQVCFLASYRNISKEDEKQILLLKEVDLSVKKIMCVIELEKNVKHGDLPFLRKYIRNFFNKIHQDKLDGDANDLLQFCKCAKDENSCFQFAFTVDKEEKLENIFWSPPHCFELYQKYGDVVAFDTTYKTFLTLHITAKFSGWFTSILRNRYSSWCADFYKLDNIDDFEEEWFIIVSKYNLEANKHIKGLYEVKQYWVPAYLRGYFFGGMITTGRSESINGFVKRFTSSRSCAFTLRAFELFQCYHLFTYESNSISVSDKDIQEFRF; translated from the exons ATGG GGTACGCTTTAAACCAACCAACATTTCAACATTATCAGAATGAAATTGACATGGCTAATGGTGATGCTTTAAGGG GATCACTATTTGCTGAAAGGGGTTCAAAGTGGAATGCAGTTTTGAAATTTTGGCAAATATTTACTGACAATTGTATTAATGTGATGAAAGAAGAAACAGCAAAATCCAACATGCATCAG GAAGCACTTACTATTGAGAGTTGTTTTGAACCTTTTATTGGGCAATGTTTTCTAAGTGAGAAAAAAGCTTTTGGATTTTATGAGAATTATGCCAAAATGAGCGGGTTCTCGATCTGGAAAG GATTTCCAGAAAAGAAAATTTATGATCCATCTAAAGAACATAGAAATAGACAATCTTCAAGATGTGAATGCAAAGCGGGCATGACAATCAAAttgaagaaatcctttgatatTTTTCCAAAAGAATGGCAGGTTATTGAACTTATATCCAACCACAATCATGATTTACTACCTTTAGATCAAGTGTGCTTCCTTGCATCTTACCGCAACATATCCAAGGAAGATGAAAAGCAAATTTTGTTATTAAAAGAAGTTGATCTTTCAGTCAAGAAAATAATGTGTGTTATTGAGCTTGAGAAAAATGTAAAGCATGGAGATCTTCCATTTCTTCGGAAATATATTCGTAATTTCTTCAATAAGATTCACCAAGATAAGTTGGATGGTGATGCTAATGATCTTTTACAATTTTGTAAGTGTGCCAAGGATGAAAACTCTTGCTTCCAATTTGCATTCACTGTTGATAAAGAAGAGAAACTAGAGAATATATTTTGGTCTCCACCTCATTGCTTTGAATTGTACCAAAAGTATGGAGATGTTGTTGCATTTGATACTACTTACAAG ACTTTTCTTACTCTC CACATTACTGCTAAATTTAGTGGTTGGTTTACTTCAATTCTTCGAAATCGATATTCATCATGGTGTGCTGATTTTTATAAGCTTGACAATATTGATGATTTTGAAGAAGAATGGTTTATAATTGTTTCCAAGTACAATCTAGAAGCAAACAAGCATATAAAAGGCTTGTATGAAGTTAAGCAATATTGGGTACCGGCTTATCTTCGTGGATATTTCTTTGGGGGTATGATAACAACGGGAAGATCAGAGAGTATAAATGGGTTTGTGAAACGCTTTACTTCATCTCGTTCATGTGCTTTTACTTTACGTGCTTTTGAACTATTTCAATGTTATCATTTGTTTACATATGAGTCAAATTCTATTTCAGTATCTGATAAAGATATACAAGAGTTCAGATTTTGA